One genomic window of Conger conger chromosome 7, fConCon1.1, whole genome shotgun sequence includes the following:
- the mmp30 gene encoding matrix metallopeptidase 30 translates to MDHCIVFTLITALVFSLCQAAPSASQDVTFEDQEKAEYYLSQFFPSDVSRGRRIGSDSLRERLQSMQEFFGLEVTGKLDSNTLEVMKKPRCGVADINRYGHFRGKPKWEKKRVTYRITQYTQHLRQKEVDATIAQAFKLYSDVIPLDFQQIYSGTADIMILFKGGYHGDSSPFDGPYGVLAHAFSPGPNKGGDTHFDDDEKWTLSQKGINLLLVAAHEFGHALGLDHSRDPTALMFPNYKYVDTRGYKLPKDDRLGVQALYGVRTPDEKPKPKPEPTPEPKPEPKPDPKPKPKPEMCDPDLVFDAATTIRDALYFFKDGYYWKRNHYFMDIELNTVESTWPSINSVDAAYEYRRKNIAFLFNGDQYWGVRGEKILPGYPKPISKLGFPSSVPKIDSAVHMKWTGRTLFFVENKYWSFNERKNRMDRGYPRDIAHDFQGIGSKVDAAFEFFGFLYLSEGAMLSEYDYRFRRLGRGHLNNEWLDCNQAGLSVY, encoded by the exons ATGGACCATTGCATAGTTTTCACACTGATCACTGCATTGGTGTTCAGTCTCTGTCAGGCTGCCCCATCTGCAAGTCAGGATGTCACCTTTGAGgaccaagaaaaagcagag TACTACCTGTCTCAGTTCTTTCCGAGCGATGTATCCAGAGGCAGAAGAATTGGAAGTGACTCCCTCAGAGAGAGGCTTCAATCAATGCAGGAGTTCTTTGGCCTGGAGGTGACTGGGAAACTGGACTCCAACACCCTGGAGGTGATGAAGAAGCCACGCTGCGGGGTCGCTGACATCAACAGATACGGCCACTTTCGGGGAAAACCCAAATGGGAGAAGAAAAGGGTTACATATAG AATAACCCAGTACACACAACACCTGAGGCAGAAAGAGGTGGATGCCACCATCGCCCAGGCGTTCAAGCTGTACAGTGATGTTATCCCTTTGGACTTCCAGCAAATCTACAGTGGCACTGCAGATATCATGATCCTGTTTAAGGGTGGAT ATCATGGTGACTCCTCTCCTTTTGATGGTCCCTATGGAGTTCTGGCCCATGCCTTCTCTCCTGGACCAAATAAAGGTGGAGACACACACTTCGATGATGATGAGAAATGGACTCTGAGCCAGAAAG GAATTAATCTGCTGTTGGTGGCTGCCCATGAGTTTGGCCATGCTCTAGGCCTGGACCACTCAAGAGATCCCACTGCTCTGATGTTCCCCAACTATAAGTATGTGGACACAAGAGGATACAAGCTGCCAAAAGATGACAGATTGGGAGTCCAAGCTTTATATG GTGTTCGGACTCCAGATGAAAAACCCAAACCTAAACCGGAACCTACACCAGAGCCCAAACCAGAGCCTAAACCAGATCCCAAGCCAAAGCCTAAACCAGAAATGTGCGATCCAGACCTGGTTTTTGATGCTGCTACCACCATTAGGGATGCACTTTACTTCTTCAAAGATGG GTACTACTGGAAGAGAAATCACTATTTTATGGACATCGAGTTGAACACTGTGGAGTCCACCTGGCCTTCTATTAATTCTGTGGATGCTGCATATGAATACCGAAGGAAAAATATAGCCTTCCTTTTCAACG GTGACCAGTACTGGGGAGTTAGAGGGGAAAAGATTCTTCCTGGCTATCCCAAGCCCATCTCTAAATTGGGCTTCCCCTCATCAGTGCCTAAGATAGACTCAGCAGTCCACATGAAATGGACGGGAAGAACCCTCTTCTTTGTTGAAAACAAATACTGGAG TTTTAATGAAAGGAAAAACAGAATGGACCGTGGATATCCCAGAGACATCGCTCATGATTTCCAAGGAATTGGTTCAAAGGTGGATGCTGCCTTTGAGTTCTTTG GATTCTTATATTTGTCTGAAGGTGCCATGCTGAGTGAGTATGACTATCGCTTCAGAAGACTGGGCCGTGGACACTTGAACAATGAATGGCTGGACTGCAACCAAGCAGGCTTATCAGTATATTAA
- the acat1 gene encoding acetyl-CoA acetyltransferase, mitochondrial: MSSSGLLTMRSQLCRRFLTLKYLSRTYASRPTLNEVVIVSAVRTPMGSYKGSLSTLSATKLGSIAIKGAIEQAGIPPEEVKEVYMGNVLQAGEGQAPTRQALLGAGLPISTPATTINKVCASGMKSIMLAAQSLMCGHQDVMVAGGMESMSNVPYIMARETPPYGGVKMEDLIVKDGLTDVYNKFHMGNCAENTAKNSNISREEQDAYAINSYTRSRAAWESGLLAKEIVPVHIPQKGKPDVVVNEDEEWRRVDFSKVPKLRTVFQKENGTVTAANASTLNDGAAALVLMTADAAKRLNVTPLAKIVAFADAAVAPIDFPIAPAYSVPKIFEATGLKKEDVAMWEINEAFSVVVLANVKMLDIDSNKVNINGGAVSLGHPIGMSGTRIVGHMVHNLKPGEYGLAGICNGGGGASSILIQKC, from the exons ATGTCTTCCAGTGGCCTTTTAACCATGCGTAGCCAACTTTGCAGACGTTTTTTG ACACTTAAGTACCTGTCTAGGACCTACGCATCTCGTCCCACTTTAAAT GAAGTGGTCATCGTCAGTGCCGTACGAACCCCAATGGGGTCATACAAAGGAAGCCTTTCCACATTATCTGCGACAAAGCTTGGCTCCATTGCAATTAAAGGTGCCATCGAACAAGCAG GCATTCCTCCAGAGGAGGTGAAGGAGGTGTATATGGGAAACGTGTTGCAAGCAGGTGAAGGACAGGCACCTACCCGACAAGCCCTCCTTGGAGCAG ggCTACCCATCTCCACTCCAGCAACCACCATCAACAAAGTGTGTGCCTCAGGGATGAAGTCTATCATGCTGGCAGCTCAGAGTCTGATGTGTGGGCATCAG GATGTCATGGTGGCAGGAGGAATGGAGAGCATGTCCAATGTCCCTTACATCATGGCCAGGGAGACTCCCCCATATGGAGGGGTGAAGAtggaggatcttattgtgaagGATGGGCTCACCGATGTCTACAACAAGTTTCACATG GGTAACTGTGCAGAAAATACAGCAAAGAACAGCAACATTTCCAGGGAGGAGCAAGATGCCTACGCCATCAACTCTTACACCCGAAGCAGAGCAGCATGGGAGTCTGGACTGCTTGCTAAAGAGATTGTCCCAGTTCACATCCCACAGAAAG GAAAGCCTGACGTTGTTGTTAACGAGGATGAGGAATGGAGACGAGTTGATTTCAGCAAAGTGCCTAAACTGAGGACTGTCTTCCAGAAAGAAAATG GCACAGTGACAGCAGCCAATGCCAGTACTTTGAATGACGGGGCAGCTGCCCTAGTTCTGATGACAGCTGATGCAGCCAAGAGACTGAACGTCACTCCACTAGCTAAGATAGTTG CTTTTGCAGATGCAGCTGTTGCACCCATTGATTTCCCAATCGCTCCAGCCTATTCTGTACCCAAG ATATTTGAGGCCACTGGCCTGAAGAAGGAGGATGTTGCAATGTGGGAGATCAATGAAGCTTtcagtgttgtggttttggcCAACGTCAAGATGCTGGACATCGACTCCAACAAAGTTAATATCAATGGCGGAGCAGTGTCCCTTGGACACCCCATTGG AATGTCTGGGACGAGAATTGTTGGCCACATGGTGCATAACCTGAAACCAGGAGAGTATGGACTTGCAGGGATTTGCAATGGAGGAGGCGGAGCATCTTCAATTCTAATCCAGAAATGCTAG
- the npat gene encoding protein NPAT: MLLPSDIARLVLGYLQQEGLRAATKAFILESPNLKEYAEHTTDDGAIPACVFSLFGKNLTTILNEYVAVKAKESCQETQLPAMMTSLWKKLDFTLNQIKSMQNSPAVYQNQRLRTRNGIMNMRGQRSLTSCSQSPSTALISVPPPTAHYDTSPLANPQGMLGHSTPVCYSSLQTRPSPLSVSQPQIQDLGRLVINMNRESPLHIVLPDRRINSGPLSPGRRKCDSPRRRGGGLCVQSGTGRAAAPSCGQIPDQQNEALQEGVAENFPQMVIENAREKILNDKSLQEKLAENINKILGSDINPQSSKQVACSTVVPDQSIDEILGLQGEIHMSDDAIRDILEQTESDPAFQALFDLFDYGKNKDCEGESQFDTSLKNTMQESDEADSSSQTGDPGTSQEEPTSGAETSSRILRTRSTQDHKSKKTRKTAHPVSNVSKSSPTLDKSGSYHTKAGAAETTAVVGSDRKSANVQCKARSSLSKDSLSTAVQDMPSSVLSEEDVRMEFDEAAETTVLPACPVQSSDLQTDDQEGPHTSVGENANLSVSTIAPVLASTAACAQKPPGAEQSPRLAGGQALGFQVEVPQFDSTAKTLRAQPHLSPIPSQPVSEQRPHQLNIAGPRHFPTHPDSQEINSVAVPLGTTATEAPSMHVHSTSAPNTPLKEPDPSKIVSLKIIVSDEADNQSSDLALSQAVSSITGERLPTIILSSPGKSPAKAPPAGTSSITQEETVQAVCCLQGADLNPLAGKIGEAVMGLPGLAIEENAQLSLAGDVPQEAGYIQLVPGATSYGSSNNYYIVADPAVVNQPSKLMVLPGCPPLGQASPASRVLTTPPRPVISVAQDVSQAYSSGSTLFISSPSQPMLQSMMVPVSVVGQSNVGKFTVVQNQLLHVTTPAVKTPGKVKSKPKLAPKERAVSGKTNPMDVCTKTLDPNSQGLLITPKPHTVKPADSSQPLETAGQQQPPEDASAGHTPAPSSSPRPHRRVLCFDVSADNPNPAQAEKTLLPPKGPACRPAAPISASCGQPSQKETPRGQSPGTSKLRAIQPAILRGSRTVDGKTRADVAKDAEKKKPLEAPKEKRAVPSSSASEQGTKTESTSTNKDAAPPEPAKRKSECRRKSHQSEKKEDEGSGSTQNIKSAAPGQRMTSKFTGSKTLPEESSKAEKSESVHKCKEAWPERRCSSQPPLHITANKENEVEQSRGEKPPPGTVPQEESGSAAISLAPPAMQGGSCRAPSMTSPLTKQAAEMLQDIQGQNPTATPTKKLALGSPRLPLPRTPGSGCHPEEPTDSLRTPIRQRPGRDGEGIPRHLPPPATPDIPTCSPASETGSESSINMAAHTLMILSRAAIARTGTPLKDSVRQQGVVSPATSKSKKRKLADPVASPTSKKETQHSGSAASKKAKKQKKMLDSFPDNLDVDKFLSSLHYDE, from the exons ATGTTGCTTCCATCTGACATTGCAAGGCTTGTTTTGG GATATCTGCAACAAGAGGGGCTACGTGCCGCAACGAAGGCATTTATTCTCGAGAGCCCGAATTTGAAGGAGTATGCGGAACACACCACAGACGATGGCGCTATTCCGGCTTGTGTCTTT TCGTTGTTTGGGAAAAACTTGACGACAATTTTGAATGAATATGTTGCTGTCAAAGCGAAGG AATCATGTCAGGAGACGCAATTGCCAGCAATGATGACATCCCTGTGGAAAAAGTTAGATTTCACTCTGAATCAAATCAA ATCTATGCAAAACTCTCCTGCTGTTTACCAGAATCAGAGAC TCCGCACACGGAACGGGATCATGAATATGAGGGGGCAGAGATCACTGACGTCTTGCTCCCAATCCCCAAGCACGGCACTTATCTCAGTCCCACCACCGACTGCACATTACGACACCAGCCCTCTGGCCAACccccagggcatgctgggacatTCCACGCCTGTCTGTTACAGCTCTTTGCAGACGAGGCCCTCCCCACTGAGCGTCAGTCAACCTCAGATTCAGGACTTAGGCCGGCTTGTGATCAATATGAACA GAGAATCACCTTTGCATATTGTTCTTCCTGACCGAAGAATAAACTCTGGACCATTGTCCCCAGGACGCAGGAAATG TGACTCACCAAGGAGGCGTGGTGGAGGTCTTTGTGTTCAGTCTGGCACTGGACGGGCTGCTGCGCCCTCTTGTGGCCAAATCCCTGACCAGCAGAATGAGGCTCTCCAAGAAGGTGTTGCAGAAAACTTCCCT cAAATGGTTATTGAAAATGCTCGTGAAAAGATACTGAATGACAAGTCTTTGCAAGAAAAGCTGGCTGAAAACATCAATAAAATCTTGGGAAG CGACATTAATCCACAGTCCTCTAAACAAGTGGCATGTAGCACTGTGGTGCCGGATCAGTCCATTGATGAAATACTGGGCCTTCAG GGAGAGATCCACATGTCTGATGATGCCATCCGAGATATTTTGGAGCAGACTGAGTCTGATCCTGCTTTCCAGGCCCTCTTTGACCTGTTTGATTATG GGAAAAACAAAGACTGTGAAGGAGAAAGTCAGTTTGATACCAGCCTCAAGAATACCATGCAGGAAAGTGATGAAGCTGACTCTTCCTCTCAAACTGGCGATCCAG GTACAAGCCAAGAAGAACCAACATCCGGGGCAGAAACAAGTTCTAGGATCCTTAGGACCAGGAGCACACAAGACCACAAAAGCAAGAAAACTAGAAAAACAGCACACCCTGTCTCAAATGTATCAAAGAGTAGCCCTACACTGGATAAAAGCGGAAGTTACCACACAAAAGCAGGAGCAGCTGAAACCACGGCTGTAGTGGGTAGTGACAGGAAGTCTGCCAATGTTCAGTGTAAAGCACGGAGCAGCCTTAGCAAGGACTCTCTTTCCACAGCAGTACAAGACATGCCCAGCTCTGTGCTTTCTGAGGAGGATGTCCGCATGGAATTTGATGAGGCAGCAGAGACTACAGTGTTGCCTGCTTGTCCAGTCCAGTCTTCGGATCTACAAACAGATgaccaagagggcccacatacCTCTGTTGGGGAAAATGCTAACCTCTCAGTAAGCACCATTGCACCTGTTTTGGCATCAACTGCTGCTTGTGCTCAGAAGCCACCAGGAGCTGAACAGAGCCCAAGATTAGCCGGAGGGCAGGCTTTGGGATTCCAAGTTGAAGTTCCTCAGTTTGACAGTACAGCTAAAACCCTTAGAGCTCAGCCACATCTTTCTCCCATTCCATCTCAGCCTGTTTCTGAACAAAGGCCCCATCAGCTCAATATTGCTGGGCCCAGACACTTCCCCACTCATCCTGACAGTCAAGAAATAAACTCTGTAGCTGTGCCCTTGGGGACAACTGCTACTGAAGCTCCATCAATGCATGTCCATTCCACATCTGCACCCAACACACCACTCAAAGAACCTGACCCCAGCAAAATAGTATCTTTAAAGATCATAGTGAGTGACGAAGCAGACAACCAATCCAGCGACTTGGCCTTGAGCCAGGCAGTGTCGAGCATCACAGGGGAGAGACTCCCCACCATTATTCTCTCCTCCCCTGGCAAGTCCCCTGCCAAGGCTCCACCAGCGGGCACCTCCTCCATCACACAAGAGGAGACAGTCCAGGCTGTCTGCTGCCTACAGGGGGCAGACCTCAACCCTCTCGCAGGAAAAATCGGGGAGGCAGTGATGGGATTGCCAGGCCTTGCCATTGAGGAGAACGCGCAGCTGTCTCTTGCTGGCGACGTGCCACAGGAAGCTGGGTATATCCAGCTTGTGCCTGGTGCCACCTCGTACGGAAGCTCAAACAACTACTACATTGTGGCCGACCCAGCAGTTGTCAACCAGCCGTCGAAGCTAATGGTTCTTCCTGGGTGCCCCCCGCTGGGGCAGGCGTCCCCTGCGTCACGTGTGCTGAcaaccccgccccgcccggtgATCTCCGTGGCACAGGACGTCTCCCAGGCCTACTCATCTG GCTCAACACTCTTCATATCGTCTCCATCTCAGCCCATGCTGCAAAGCATGATGGTCCCAGTATCAGTTGTTGGTCAAAGCAATGTTGGAAAGTTCACTGTTGTCCAAAATCAG CTATTGCACGTGACTACTCCAGCTGTGAAAACCCCAGGAAAGGTTAAATCTAAGCCTAAACTGGCACCCAAGGAACGAGCAGTTTCAG GGAAAACTAATCCGATGGATGTATGCACAAAGACCCTGGACCCAAA TTCACAGGGCTTACTAATCACTCCGAAGCCACATACTGTAAAGCCGGCGGACTCATCCCAACCCTTGGAGACTGCAGGACAGCAACAGCCTCCAGAGGATGCTTCAGCAGGCCACACCCCAGCACCCTCTTCCAGCCCCCGCCCTCACCGCAGGGTGCTGTGCTTTGATGTGTCAGCTgacaaccctaaccctgctcaGGCAGAAAAGACACTTTTGCCCCCTAAGGGTCCGGCCTGCAGGCCTGCAGCCCCCATTTCAGCCTCCTGTGGCCAGCCGTCTCAAAAAGAAACTCCCAGGGGCCAGTCACCCGGTACCTCCAAACTCAGGGCCATACAGCCAGCCATTCTGCGAGGCAGCAGGACTGTAGATGGGAAAACGAGAGCTGATGTGGCAAAAGATGCAGAGAAGAAAAAGCCTTTAGAGGCCCCCAAGGAGAAAAGAGCTGTCCCATCCAGTAGTGCCTCAGAGCAGGGGACAAAAACTGAAAGTACGAGCACCAATAAAGATGCTGCTCCACCAGAACCTGCCAAACGGAAGTCAGAATGCAGGAGGAAATCCCACCAATCGGAGAAGAAGGAAGACGAGGGATCCGGGTCCACCCAAAACATCAAATCTGCTGCCCCTGGTCAGAGAATGACATCAAAATTCACAGGTTCCAAAACGCTACCTGAAGAGAGCAGCAAAGCAGAGAAGAGTGAAAGTGTGCACAAGTGCAAGGAGGCATGGCCAGAGAGGAGGTGCTCCTCTCAGCCCCCTCTCCACATCACAGCCAACAAGGAGAATGAAGTGGAGCAGAGCAGAGGTGAGAAGCCCCCGCCGGGCACTGTGCCACAAGAGGAATCGGGTTCTGCTGCCATCAGTTTAGCACCCCCCGCTATGCAGGGTGGTTCCTGCAGAGCTCCAAGCATGACCAGCCCCCTCACCAAACAGGCAGCAGAAATGCTGCAGGACATACAAGGGCAAAACCCTACAGCTACTCCCACCAAGAAATTGGCCTTAGGGTCTCCCAGGTTGCCTCTGCCCAGAACCCCCGGGTCCGGTTGTCACCCAGAGGAGCCAACCGACTCTTTGAGAACCCCAATCCGTCAGAGGCCAGGTCGGGACGGTGAAGGCATTCCTCGACACCTCCCGCCACCAGCCACCCCGGACATCCCCACCTGCAGTCCTGCCAGCGAGACTGGGAGCGAGAGTAGCATCAACATGGCCGCCCACACATTGATGATCCTGTCCCGCGCCGCCATAGCGAGGACAGGCACGCCATTGAAGGACAGCGTACGCCAGCAGGGGGTGGTAAGCCCTGCGACCTCCAAGAGCAAGAAACGAAAGCTGGCTGACCCAGTGGCAAGCCCCACCTCGAAGAAAGAGACGCAGCACTCCGGGTCAGCAGCAAGTAAGAAGGCCAAG AAACAGAAGAAGATGCTGGATTCTTTCCCTGATAACCTGGATGTGGACAAGTTCCTATCATCACTGCATTATGATGAGTGA